The following DNA comes from Plasmodium vivax chromosome 11, whole genome shotgun sequence.
TGTCCTTCACTGCCATAGGAAGATCCATATGAAGTTTGAGCTTCGTCATCATAAGCATATTCGCTTTCTAAGGTAGACATATCAGCAGTGTCATCACTGCAGTAGGATGCATCATCATAGTAATCGTTGTATAATAGGGAAGCTCTAGATTTGCTCATATTGTCATATCTCTTTGAGCTTTTAGAACTTCTGGAGCTTCTAGCGCTTCTGGAGCTTCTAGAGCTTTTGGAACTTCTAGAACTTTTGGAACTTCTAGAACTTTTGGATGTAGCCGAAGATCTGGTTGTTGCGTATGATCCCTCTGATGCGAATGTTCCCGTGGATGCTAATGATCCTTCTGATGTGTATGTTCCCGTTGATGCTAATGATCCTTCTGATGTGTATGTTCCCGTTGATGCTAATGATCCTTCTGATGTGTATGTTCCCGTTGATGCTAACGATCCCTCAGATGCGAATGTTCCCTCTGATGCTAATGATCCCTCAGATGCGAATGTTCCATCTGATATTAATGATCCCTCTGATGCGAATGTTCCATCTGATATTAATGATCCCTCTGATGCGAATGTTCCATCTGATATTAATGATCCCTCTGATGCGAATGTTCCATCTGATATTAATGATCCCTCTGATGCGAATGTTCCATCTGATATTAATGATCCCTCTGATGCGAATGTTCCATCTGATATTAATGATCCCTCTGATGCGAATGTTCCATCTGATATTAATGATCCCTCAGATTCGTATGATCCTGCTATGCTTGGGCTGTATCTGAATTCTGATGGAGCTCTTCTCTTACTGCTGCGGGTACTATACAAATTGGATGATTTTCCTAACTTTTCGCTTTTCATTAAGGATTTAAAATCGTTTTTAAAGCCATCATCTTTCATAAGTGATTTTGCCCTGGATTCAAAATTGCCATCACTTTCGTTTACAACATCTAACAGTTTTGCCTTAATGACATTAGATTTCCTTTGAGCCAACACATCGGTTTCTCCCTTTAATATTCTTCCAGCTCTATTGCCTACAATACTGTTTTGTGAGAACTGGCCATCGAAAGAGCTGCAGAGGGGGGCGGTCTGTAAGGCGAGGAGAATAATACGTATAAGAAAGTGTATAATGTATGTGGGggtgtatacatattaagCACATGCATGCATAGGGGTAAAAATGCTAGCCACGTAACAAAGCGCGGGAGGGCACATGCCAATCAGGCACTTTATATGTATAAGCGCGCATCCGCATGTATACAAATGTCAACGCGCTACATTAATTTCTCAGTGCatataaatgcatttttagtggaaaaacaaagcagcgtggggaaaaaaatgcactaaTTCGCTAGGCGTGCATAGCAACTATTCAT
Coding sequences within:
- a CDS encoding Pv-fam-d protein (encoded by transcript PVX_113235A), coding for MKEQSNKFSLFKVFTYNVLIWSWEYYSNGTAPLCSSFDGQFSQNSIVGNRAGRILKGETDVLAQRKSNVIKAKLLDVVNESDGNFESRAKSLMKDDGFKNDFKSLMKSEKLGKSSNLYSTRSSKRRAPSEFRYSPSIAGSYESEGSLISDGTFASEGSLISDGTFASEGSLISDGTFASEGSLISDGTFASEGSLISDGTFASEGSLISDGTFASEGSLISDGTFASEGSLASEGTFASEGSLASTGTYTSEGSLASTGTYTSEGSLASTGTYTSEGSLASTGTFASEGSYATTRSSATSKSSRSSKSSRSSKSSRSSRSARSSRSSKSSKRYDNMSKSRASLLYNDYYDDASYCSDDTADMSTLESEYAYDDEAQTSYGSSYGSEGHSSTDRSDVTSRYSGSTDDESVRYFKRRKSRKPKYDYIDAPQEGKSEKCAVSCVMKFLKKSDAMYETELLNFLTTNYKGHMKGGPVARKKYTKLFTIASPVIVNIVFIIISVLVTSDAGLISSMILLLLSIVYVFRKLKKCRKMCHRYGTEEKNARRRLKHYMH